Genomic window (Phycisphaeraceae bacterium):
CTGAGCGTCCCCACGCCTCGCAATCGATGTAGTCGACGCTTTCCTTCCACTCGCCGTCCTGCCCCTTCCACTTGCGATTTACAGCAATCGCAAACTTCGCGACGGCGTTGCCGCCCTGAAGCTGGCGAACCTCGGCATCGCGCGTGAGGTTACCCATGAGTATCACTTTGTTGAAGCTGCCTGCCATGTTTTACTTCCTCGCGAGACGTTGTGCGGGCTGGTCAATACCCGAGATCATCCTGGATCGCTCCGGTGGAATGACCCCAAACAAAGACCTATACACCGAATGATACCCGATTCATCGACTGGTGCAACATGGCATGGACTGACGGTTTCAGCCGAAACCCGATCTGAAGCAGACAAGCGGTTAATCCTCGTCAGATTCTTCCGTACCGGCTGCAACGACCTCTGGCTCCTCCTGCTGTTCTGGGGCACCTGCGACAACGGCCTCGCCTCGCCGTGTCTGCTCCTCGGCCTGCGTTGCACGGAGTTTGGCCTCGGTTGCCAGTTCGGTTCGCCCATCCTGCGCCTTCATCTCTTCGAGTGACAGATGATCCGCACGAACGATGAGCATGCGCATGATCTTGTCCGAGATAGCAACGTCACGCTCAAGCTTTGTCACCATCTCACGAGGAGCCTTGACGTACGCAAGGATGTAAATGCCCCGCTTCTGCTTCTCAATAGGGAAGGCGAGACGGCGTTCGTCCCACTTGCGCATTGAGATGACTTCCGCATTTGCACGACCGAGCAGGTAGTCGATGTGCTCGATCAGACCCGCGAAGTCTGCTGCGGTTGCCTGGCTTGCAAGAAACATGCACTCATACATTCCAAATCGTTGTTCCATATCACTCTTCCTTTGGGTTCGTTCTCATTCTCTGAACGTGTGTGATCTCTGCTCAGCAGACGACTGCACGTCGCTGCACTATGTGTTTGCTGTATCCGATGTCTGATCTTCGGATACCTGACTTTTTTTTTGAGATGGGCGAGGTTCTAGCGCAGGTGCATTGAACTTGTTCATCGCCATTGTGATGCCCTGGGAGACAAAGCACTGGATGGCTTTGATCGACGACTCGATTGAGTCCTGAAGCAACGCCCATTGCTCATCGGTGAATCGCCCGGTGACGTACGCCGCTTGATCCATGAAATCCGGCTTTGCATCGATACCGACACGAAGACGCGGGTAGTTCTGTGTACCAAGTACACGATCTATGTCCGACAGTCCGTTGTGCCCGCCGGAACCGCCCGACGCACGCAGACGGATTTTGCCTGACGGAAGGGCAAGATCATCGACGACGACAAGCACGTCCTTCGCAGGATCAAGCTTGTAGAACCGGGCCGCTTCAGCAACTGACTGGCCAGACCGGTTCATGTATGTCAGCGGTTTGAGCAGCAGGCATTTCTCGCCCCCGATCATCGCATCGAGCACTGCGCCATGAAACTTTGACTTGACAATACCCCCACTCGCATGCTTTGCAGCGAGCGCATCGAGCACGAGAAAACCCGCGTTGTGACGCGTCTTTTCGTATTCATGCCCGGGATTGCCAAGACCAACAATCAGTTTCACAATGGGAACCCCATCTGATGGATCCATATTACTGGTGGCCACACTCGCACTTCGTGACGATGACGCAAGAAGTTGGGTCAGCCAACGCAGCATTGATTCTCTGTGACAGTACTCTTAGGACTTTGCTTCAGGCTTGGCTGCATCTGCAGCGGCTTCACCCGTTGCTTCCGTTGCCTCTCCCGTCTTTTCTTCGCCCTGAACAACGATGTGCGCAACAACACCATCGCCATCAGAGAGCATCTTCATCGTGGGCAGAGGCAACGTAATGTCTCGGACGTGGATTGATGCGCCGACCTCAAGGCTGCTGATATCAACAATCACCTCGTCGGGCAGATTTGCCACCTTGCACTCAATATCGAGTTCTGTGACCGGATGGATGAGAATCGCACCAGCGGACTTCAGCCCGATTGCATCGCCCTTCAGACGAACGTGCACACGTGTGTGGATCCGTTCTTCGAGATCCACGCGTGAGAAGTCAGCATGAATGATGTTGTTACCGAGGTAGTCGAACTGCAGATCACGAAGCAGTACTGTCTGGTCGCCGCCCGTCATCTTCAGGGTGAAGAGCTTTTCCCCCTTGCTGATGTGTGACAGTGTCTCTGCCGCGTCCATTGTGATGGAAACAGGATCTTGCCCGTGACCATACATGACAGCGGGCAGTTTGCCGTTCTGGCGAAGGCGCTGTGCGTACTTCGAGCCCGGTCGCTCCCGGACATCTGCATTCAGTGTTGGAATATGTGCTTCCATTCTTTCTATCCTTTCATCTCAACACGACTGTGTTGTAACCTTCCCTTGAGTGTCGCATCGCTTACCGTTTCATCTCGCCAGCACCGCGGAAGAGCGCGCTGACCGAGAGATTGTTGTGGATTCGTCCGATTGCCTGGCCGAGCAGTTTGCCAACGCAGAGCTCAACCAGTTTGTTCTTGATTTTTTCGCACCGGTTATCGCAGGGGATCGAGTTCGTCACGATGACCTGTGAGATCGATTCACCAGCCAGGCGATCCGTTGCAGGATCAACAAGCACCGCGTGCGTGGCAGCTGCGATGACGCGCTTTGCGCCCGACTGCAGCACGACCTTCGCAGCTTCGGTGATTGTGCCCGCGGTCGAGATCATGTCGTCGAACATCAGCACGGTCTTTCCCTCGACTGTGCCGATGAGATGTCCCGTCACGACTTCCGAGCCGGTGAGCCTGCGTTTGTTGATGATCGCAAGGTCACCATTGAGAAGGTTCGCCATCTTTTCAGCGACCTTGACATTCCCCACGTCCGGGCTGACGAGGCATAGATCCCCCAGTTCCTCGCGATGCTCGCGGAAGTAATCAAGAAACACCGGCGTCGCGCTGAGATGGTCCACTGGGATATCAAAGAACCCCTGGATCTGCGCGGCATGGAGATCAAGTGTGAGCACGCGATCCGCGCCAGCTGCAGTAATCAGGTTTGCGACGAGCTTCGCTGTGATCGGCACGCGCCCCTCGTCCTTGCGGTCCTGCCTGCCGTATCCGAAGTATGGCATCACGACTGTCACACGCGATGCGCTGGCACGGCGCAGGCAGTCGATGAAGATCAACAGCTCCATCAGGTTGTCATTAACAGGATCACAGGTCGATGTAATAACAAAGCAGTCGCGTCCACGCACATCCTCGTCGAGTTTGACCAGCAGTTCGCCATCGGGGAACGGCGTTGTGCGAGCGCGGCCGAGCTCGATGCCGATGTGGTCGCAGCATCGGATCGCAAGATCGCGGCTGTGTCGGCCTGCAAACACACGAAGTTCGCCAACAAATCCGTTGCTCATGCGTTCCCCCCACAGCATGATGTCTGATCACCGCACGCGCACGATGCGTTGCGTGCTCGCAATGCATGGTCAACAACCGCGAGTTGCTCGGGTGTGTTGATCGAGAGCACGTCCTCGGGCGGGACCGCATCGATCACCTCAACCGGCTTGCCATCGTTTTTCAGGAGCTCGAGCGTGTCGGTCAGGTAGTATTCGCCCGACACATCATTCCGCTCAACACGATCGAGCGCAGAAAAGAGTTCCCTGGGCTGGAAGCAGTAATAGCTCGGGTTCACCTCGCGGATCGCAAGCTGATCGTCATCCAGATGCTTCTGCTCGACGATCGCTTTGAATGTGCCATCGAGATTTCGCACGATGCGTCCGTACCCGGTCGGATCATCAATGATGGATGTCGCGAGTGTTGCAGCTGCGCCTGTCTCGCGATGACGCGCGAGCATCGTTTTCAGTGTTTCTGCACGAATGAGTGGACCGTCGCCACACAGCACAAATGTGTCGCACTTTGCTGCGATCGTGTCGGCAAGTTCCGATTGTGCGCACACAACCGCATGCCCCGTGCCGAGCTGCTGATCCTGCACAGCAAATCGAATCTGGGGATAGTCCTTGAG
Coding sequences:
- a CDS encoding aminoacyl-tRNA hydrolase; the encoded protein is MKLIVGLGNPGHEYEKTRHNAGFLVLDALAAKHASGGIVKSKFHGAVLDAMIGGEKCLLLKPLTYMNRSGQSVAEAARFYKLDPAKDVLVVVDDLALPSGKIRLRASGGSGGHNGLSDIDRVLGTQNYPRLRVGIDAKPDFMDQAAYVTGRFTDEQWALLQDSIESSIKAIQCFVSQGITMAMNKFNAPALEPRPSQKKSQVSEDQTSDTANT
- the rpsF gene encoding 30S ribosomal protein S6, translating into MEQRFGMYECMFLASQATAADFAGLIEHIDYLLGRANAEVISMRKWDERRLAFPIEKQKRGIYILAYVKAPREMVTKLERDVAISDKIMRMLIVRADHLSLEEMKAQDGRTELATEAKLRATQAEEQTRRGEAVVAGAPEQQEEPEVVAAGTEESDED
- a CDS encoding ribose-phosphate pyrophosphokinase encodes the protein MSNGFVGELRVFAGRHSRDLAIRCCDHIGIELGRARTTPFPDGELLVKLDEDVRGRDCFVITSTCDPVNDNLMELLIFIDCLRRASASRVTVVMPYFGYGRQDRKDEGRVPITAKLVANLITAAGADRVLTLDLHAAQIQGFFDIPVDHLSATPVFLDYFREHREELGDLCLVSPDVGNVKVAEKMANLLNGDLAIINKRRLTGSEVVTGHLIGTVEGKTVLMFDDMISTAGTITEAAKVVLQSGAKRVIAAATHAVLVDPATDRLAGESISQVIVTNSIPCDNRCEKIKNKLVELCVGKLLGQAIGRIHNNLSVSALFRGAGEMKR
- a CDS encoding NTP transferase domain-containing protein, encoding MESHQTTTHAPSAVILAAGKGTRMKSDLPKVLHEVADRPMVCHVVDACIKVGCETIVVVVGYKRELVEAALKDYPQIRFAVQDQQLGTGHAVVCAQSELADTIAAKCDTFVLCGDGPLIRAETLKTMLARHRETGAAATLATSIIDDPTGYGRIVRNLDGTFKAIVEQKHLDDDQLAIREVNPSYYCFQPRELFSALDRVERNDVSGEYYLTDTLELLKNDGKPVEVIDAVPPEDVLSINTPEQLAVVDHALRARNASCACGDQTSCCGGNA
- a CDS encoding 50S ribosomal protein L25; protein product: MEAHIPTLNADVRERPGSKYAQRLRQNGKLPAVMYGHGQDPVSITMDAAETLSHISKGEKLFTLKMTGGDQTVLLRDLQFDYLGNNIIHADFSRVDLEERIHTRVHVRLKGDAIGLKSAGAILIHPVTELDIECKVANLPDEVIVDISSLEVGASIHVRDITLPLPTMKMLSDGDGVVAHIVVQGEEKTGEATEATGEAAADAAKPEAKS